GAATGGAAATGTCCTTAACTGCTCCAACAAAAGAATGCAACTTTTTCTCACATGGCATAAGTTTCCAGAATTAAACCCATTCCACTTCTTTTCATGAGTATTCAATGACTCTGGTTTATTAAAGGTTGATATTGCATCCAAAACAAGTCTTGCAGGATCCGGGGCCAATTGAAGAGCGTCAGAAATTTCACAGCGCATAAAATTGTGATCTTCCACATGCTTGCATAGAAACAATATTAAACCCATTGCATCCATACTGGTGCTATAAGATTGTAGGTCAACCCCATAACTAGTAGATGAAGAAGTGGTATAATGCTTAAAGTTTGCTTCAGAAGGAACAAAGCCATCTGAATGAAAATTGTCTGATTGACATTGGTCAATCTTTACTTGAGCGTGATGGATACTGCTTTCTGTATGGTTCGAGAATCAACTAATTAGCATATATCGAACTCGTAAGTGAAAATTTAGAGTAAAAGAATAGAAAACCAAAAAGGATACTTGCTAAACTCTAAGCGTGTGCAGGACCTTTCATGCTatcaaaattatttaattataaaagaataaaaggaTCTAAACCAAGAATTATGATATTGTTTGgtaaaaaagaattaaaagcaaaaatagcaaaaaaaaaaagaaaaagagattttACCAGGGGCAGCCTTGTCGACTGCTCTAGTTGAAGTGAAATGCTCCAAGCTCCAGGGATCACCGATTTCACACCCATGTTGCCAATTAAATGAGCTTGTGTCTCCACAAAAAGCAGCCGAGCCCCACAAACTACAAGGCACAGATTGATCAGCAATCGGGCTAAGTGGTTGCTCAAGCGGTGACGGTTTTAAGTGGAGATTGCCACCAGCACTAGCAAAAAGGCTTGGTGCAGCCTCAGCTGACATATTGATGCAGGGCCAACTAAGTTCACCGTCCTGCTGCATTTTAGCTTTGGTTAAAGGGATTGGCAAATCCTTTTTCTTCTCTGCTTTCTGCTTTTCTCTTTGTGCTGTATCATTCCCCAGTTCTTTCTGCCTTTCCAGATGCAGGATATAGTTTTCAAGATCCTGAGGAGGGTATAGAGATTCAAGCTTGTGATCTGCAATGCATCTAATGACTCTTCTCATAATCGCAATTTCTTGGTCTATGGTCTCATTCTGCCAGCATGTTCAGTTAAAAGTCATAAAGATATAATGTAGGACACCAGCTGGACAATAGCTTAACCATTGACAATACAAAGACACAAAAAGTGCAAAGGTTACCAGTTTCATATTTGATTTTTTGCCCTTCCGGTATTTTCTCATCTTCGAATACTTCAAGTGGGCATTCAGAAGGTGTGCAGGAGGGAACTTGTCAGCAAGATCAAAAGCACAAATATATGCAATAGCCTCAAGCCGTAGGTTCTTATTTATGAGGGTCTCGATAAGGACTGTCAAATGTAACCGAATAGTGCAGTTCTAATCAGAATGCCATTAAGGAGACTAGAAAACTATTACTGAAAGAAAAAGTACAGTGTCCACTCACTAATAGCTTTATAGTTTATAAATAGGAAAAACTTCCAATGCAAAAGAATGAGAAAGATGGCAACTAGACAACAGCATGTAATACTTATCAAAAATTGACTTTTGTGGAGCTTGGTTCTAATCCCGGTGATGCTTTAGCTTCCCATAATAGCTTCTTCAGTTTCGAATTTTAAAATGAACAGAGAAAATAAAACACAGGTCTGAAGAACTATGAACAACTAAATATATAAACATACTGATCTGCCAATCCCATTTATTGACCATTCAGAATCATACTGCAACCAGTCAACCACTGTAGCATGAAAGCAGTAAAGATATTATGTTTCCAAGAATTGAAATTAGTCAAAAGATGTAAAATAGCTGTACACATCTTACGTCCATGTTCTAGTCAATGCACAATGCATCAACTCAAGGCATCAATATAAGCTCTGCAGATAAGAAAACAACAAACTAAAGAAAACAGCTAAAAGAAGTAACAATATCAAGAAGCTACTTAGTATATATAGCATCTAGAACAATATCCTAAGAAAGATCAGGATAGAGAGTAAACTCACTCGATGTCTTATCAGCCAAACCAAGAGCCAGACACAGATCAGGAGACTGTCTATATTCACTTCCAGTTACCAAAAGACAAAGGAGTTCATCAACGTTATAAGAAGACTTCAACTGGTATGTGATTATAAACTGCAAGAAACCATATGCCATCACACCTTGTGGGTACTTCTCATCCATTCTTTCTTTCCACTCAACCCCTAGCTTAAAAGCTTCTTCATTCACTTGGGGTTCAATCTGGACTGAACATGTCACTAACTGCTCCAACAAAAGAATACAACTCTTTCTTGCATTGGATAAGGCTATTCCCTTAAACCCATCCCCTGACTTTGAATGATAAAAAAATGATGATGCTTCCAATACTAATTTTGCAGGATCCGAGGCCAATAGAAGTGCGTTGGAAATTTCGCCTCGCATTAGATTATGATCTTCCACACGCTCAGACAGAAATAGTGTTAAACCTCTTGCATTCATATTGATAATAAGAAACTTTAGCTCAGGCCAAGACCTAGTAGATGAAGAATCAATATGCTGCTCAAACTTTGGTTCAGAAGGAATGGAGCTATCCAATTGAAAATTGTCTGCTTCAGATTGCTCAATCTTCACTTGAGAATGATAGATATCTCTCACTGAATTGTTAGAATATCAACTTGTGAGCATAATGACACACTTGTAACAGAATGTAGAATCACAAGAATTAAAAACAACAATCCATAAATTTCACAAACTATAAGTACATGTGTACCTTTCCATTTATTTAAAAACATGTACAAATTACAATCACTGATTGATTAAATCAAGAACTAGGATGAAGAACTATTAAACCTAAAATGAAAATCCTGATTGTTTAACAAAATCTAAGTAGTAAAAGAAACAAATTTGCTAATGAACAGGCAAAAAGATCATAAAATTCAAAGTGTGTAAAATGAAAATGTTTTCTGTAGGGATTTCACCAACAAAACCAATGATACAACTCTGCATGGTAGCAATGAAAAGACACTTACCAAAGGTTTGGTCAACGGAACCAAGGATAGGACTCAATATAGGAGCCTGTTTATGCTGAGAAACACTCTTAAACAGACTCTCTGTTTCTTTGATATTAAATTCACTAGTCAATCCATAAGCACCCACAAGCATCA
This is a stretch of genomic DNA from Gossypium arboreum isolate Shixiya-1 chromosome 11, ASM2569848v2, whole genome shotgun sequence. It encodes these proteins:
- the LOC108474212 gene encoding uncharacterized protein LOC108474212 isoform X2 — encoded protein: MNNIDDISADLFLLESQWKGLVNTLEKLQCEGGSSSVSLLALQCRKIQELSSSIQSGIRTRFDVLRYKEIEIENRLKDLELRENELGKRSKFKLDEVLIGEGSPLLGLKFIVSDDGERLLMFLNAHENEHEKLADEVYNVLKMSNNPGKLVWQAVKRVFMEQRNVGVDTNVERRSCLVLLEALMRARPGIKKGVKKQAIFAAKAWKIKKGMQGEDDMEVLLFLMLVGAFGLLGLFKSNEIRGLFKRVAQHKQASLLGHSLGLFEKAAPDSCILHSQVKMEQLGEVSNVLSEAIDDTKINSSSPSSADLRFIASTDADRLLMFLTEHENDDRIGDDVYNALKTSGKPAKLVLNVVKAGISERANIGVQRGVVKNSCVILLEQLMRLRPVISQKLRKKALGVAQQWKGNIKNNGIYDKEILVFLMLVGAYGLTSEFNIKETESLFKSVSQHKQAPILSPILGSVDQTFVRDIYHSQVKIEQSEADNFQLDSSIPSEPKFEQHIDSSSTRSWPELKFLIINMNARGLTLFLSERVEDHNLMRGEISNALLLASDPAKLVLEASSFFYHSKSGDGFKGIALSNARKSCILLLEQLVTCSVQIEPQVNEEAFKLGVEWKERMDEKYPQGVMAYGFLQFIITYQLKSSYNVDELLCLLVTGSEYRQSPDLCLALGLADKTSILIETLINKNLRLEAIAYICAFDLADKFPPAHLLNAHLKYSKMRKYRKGKKSNMKLNETIDQEIAIMRRVIRCIADHKLESLYPPQDLENYILHLERQKELGNDTAQREKQKAEKKKDLPIPLTKAKMQQDGELSWPCINMSAEAAPSLFASAGGNLHLKPSPLEQPLSPIADQSVPCSLWGSAAFCGDTSSFNWQHGCEIGDPWSLEHFTSTRAVDKAAPESSIHHAQVKIDQCQSDNFHSDGFVPSEANFKHYTTSSSTSYGVDLQSYSTSMDAMGLILFLCKHVEDHNFMRCEISDALQLAPDPARLVLDAISTFNKPESLNTHEKKWNGFNSGNLCHVRKSCILLLEQLRTFPFQIDPHVNEEVLKLAFDWKERALKGVVAYCFLQLIVTYSLISGYEADELFGLLVIASEYHQCPALCLALGLTDKIHASDDEAEYRNVL